The genomic DNA TTCCCAGAAAATTCCTGGCTGTCCTTTTGTCTGAGATAGTTGGAGAAATGCCTGGTTTGAAAATCCTACCAGAGCTTAGAGCGTGAGCTAGGGTGCTGAGCAGGTTGGCGGTGTCTTAGAGTTAGGCAGCTTTGCACATGCCTAGTGATGGAAGCTTTGGAGGTGCCTCCAGGATCAGGTTGCAGCTGAATGAGGTGTTTTGAGGATCTCGGTGGCACTTATATGTTGGATTTAGGCACTTTAAGCTCATGCTGACTGTACACATAAACAATCTTTTgtacacacattttttaaaaaatgcatctaTTTCCCTGCTTAAGAATACTGCTATTAACGCGTAAGAACCTTGTCTACAAGCAATGTTTAAAGGACAGGATGGCTTCAATGGTCTGTGAAAATGTTAGAAAACTAGGGAACCGCTAATATATATTCCTTGGCTAATGAGATTATTTAACTCTATTTGTGTTAGTCAAAGGTTTTGAGAAACACATTACTCAATGAAACTTTAATTGAAAAATAGCAGATTTTTATATACTCAAGTGCAATTTTGGGCTTAAAAATTAGCAAACTGTAATTTTTGTGTACATTCAAGCTTTGACTCATGCAGAACTATGTATGTAaaagctgtacaaacagaattaCAACTGTCTTGCCTTTTGCTTCATTTTTGAGTTTAATCGTTTAAAAATCGGGGAGTTCATTGTCTTGATATTCCACTAATGTGTACATTGAGTTTACTAACACTGTACTGACCTTCAAAATGGTGTGCTATTTTACAGTGTGCAGTGACATTTATGTGCCCTGTTGGATTCCAAAAAAGATGTTAATTTTCATAGATTATATGTCAAGTTTGAAACAGTACAAGGTAATTTAGTACTTCTACGTTGTCCATTTGCACTCATGGTTGGAGCAGTTGACTGGACAGTTCTCTCTAGTACAgttacaaaagaaattgtattaaatacagaaaaggcaAAAGAGGAATCTTGGGAAAGTAGATACAATCAGAGCaatacaaaatgatttttttcaaaagtttcattaaacaaaaaaaaccctccgcTGATTTGTGGATCAAGTAATGATTAATTCAGATTAGATGAAGTAATTCAGATCCTGCGAACGAGTATTTGAACATCACTGCTAGGTAGGGCTCCGTGTTGTCACGGAgatcatggaggtcacggattctgtgactttctgcgaACTCTGGGACTTCTGcggcagccagtgtggctgaccccagggctgcgcAAGCAGCTGGCTTcaggggccagctgctcaggtggcctcaGGGACAGTCACACCGGCCACTGCTGGAGTGGTTCCTCAGCCAGCCACTCGGGCAGCCCCTCAGCCAGCCGCACCAACCACTGCTGGAGCAACCCTGGAGCCAGGGAGCGCAGGAGCCGGGGCCGTTGCAACTGGGTCCTgggactgcctgagcagcggTCCCGGGGGCGGCCAAAGCAGTCACTGCTTGGCGGCCCCCAGCAGTGGTCCCGGGGTGTCCAgagctgccgctgctcgccggcCCCCGGCTGTGGTCCCGGGGCAGCCCCCCAGAGCACCTCCCCCAgcagcgtccccccccccccccagacacctgCCCAGTAGCAGCCCCCCGGGGCACCCCCTACCCCagcagtgatccctcccccaagatttagtcagggatatttatagtataagtcatggacaggccacgggctgtgaatttttgtttattgcccatgacctgtccatgacttttagtaaaaatacccgtgactaaatcgtagccttacagTTAGGTTACCATCAAAAGGCCTCTTAACCGAAGCAAAGTAGAACACAAATACTTATTCTTGGTCTTGAGTTAGTTTTCAGGTATCAGTTATAAACACCAGCAATTTACAGTTGCAGATTGGCAagctgggaattattttgggtttGTAAAATGTTGTCAGtcttgttttggttttgcaaaataaaaacccagGAGTTGTTTGGAGCTGAACCACATTTTATACAAATCACCCACAGGATACAGGGTGCCATTTCTGGTTCTTCTCGAGTCAGTCagtattaaaaaaattcaaaatacaaTCTCAACAGTGTTGTCTCTCCTTTGTTTGGCTCCATCTACCCTGGCATTTAAAATAGTGCTCTCTGAATTTTATGTGCCTTTTCAGCTATTAAATTACAGGTTCCTCTACAGCACAAACATTTATCTGAAACCAGATTGGAATTCAAGGGTCAGTTTACACTTGCCTTTAAAATAAGTCTGAGAACCATTTAATGGAAAATTTGTTAAATATAATCAAAATGGGCCACCTTCCTGACAGCAATATAAACACAGCTCtggcaaggaaggaaggaagacatTGATCAAAAACACTGACTTCTAGTATGGCCCTATCTGTTCACTGAgcactgtgttttctttttaacgCTGTGTTGTTTGTAGCAAACTTGAAACTTCAGATACTTTCCAGAGTCTGATTTTAAATTACTCCTTACTCTGGTTCTAAAGTAAATTGTCTGGGGGTGATTTCTGATATGGGTTCTCATTCTTTGGGTAATCTTTCCAAAGGATGTGAGTCACCTCTCCATTATTTGTAAAGAATATGGAGAAAGTCAAATGTTCTTTTGTGGGCATTTGGAGTGGGATGTTAAAGTAAAAAAATAGATGGGCTGTTGATCATCATGAGTCACTTCTTGGGaagcaggaaagaaaaacaaCTCCTCACTAACAGCTGACCTACTGCCATTTGTGCCAGCGGGTTGTTGCTGACTCAAGAAGTAGGTATTGACAGCTGCAGGATGCACTGGAGTTTTGATAGCAATACTACAAATAGAGGATTTTTGAGGTAGGGAGAAGTCACCTGTTAATTTCtgggattttttaaatcttcctttaATTTCAAATATCTTCACAAGTTAAACAACCTGCAAATGGCTGTAAATCaaaataatcataaaaatatagggctggaaaggGACCTCAAGTGGTCATAAAGTCAAGCCCCCTGtactaaggcaggaccaagtaaacctagaccatccctgacagttgtttgtccaatttgttcttcaaaacctccaatgatggggattccacacctcctttggaagcctattccattACTTAACTATTCTTACAGTTAGAACAttgttcctaatatctaacctaaatctcccatgctTCAGATTAAATCCCTTACTTCATGGCCTACcctcaatggacatggagaacaattgatcaccggcTTCTTTATAGCAGTCTTAACATAGTTGAAGATTATCGGGTCCaccatcaggttttttttttttttttcaagactaaacatgcccagttttttaacctttcctcataggtcgcGTATCATCACTGGCACCCTGCATCTGACTCCACTcccatggcttccagttctgagcaatattgcTCTTCATATCAGACgagaggttgccactggcaagttactggagaaagtagGTGACAACTCAAgcctgctgctgcacaatgacctttttaaaccaccagctgcaCGTCTGCTGTCACGTCGCCCATTATGGACTCATCTGCCATGCCAGGATGTTAGGATGGAAACACTCTGGCGAGAGGAATGGATATatgttataatccccaaccagtccctcgTCACTGACCCCACAATTTGCctgcctggttttgacctgccctgtcaccaatggtccctgttgaacaggttccggACCGGGCAAGGTCTATGTGCAGCCAACCGGTATCACCGGGGTCTtcgtgacagccctttgtgcagccGCAGCGCAACACAGACTATGATGCAAGTTGTCAGTGAATGCCTGCTGACAAGGTTCAGTGGTGGcttagaagaactgcatcacaccactgaagatgccatcgcttggctagaTGACTATGCACACGCTAAATAAATAGGTTGGAGTTattaaaccttttatcacttaTTTTGCCCTCCTCTGGCCACTATCGcctctagatccttttctgcagtactattgCCTACCcaattattcctcattttgtaatgGTCCTTTAATGGACTTTCAGCTAGGTGGCGTGTATTGAAGTGTTAACACAGTAAAACAGGACTGAACCCTGCAACAACAGCTCGTTTTCACTGGGATAGCTAAACCACTGTAGCTGCACAGGGCAAATCATAATGTTGATTCCACACTGCACCAGTGTAAAGTGTGACTTGCACTGGTGCATGGCTCTGATACAGGCGACTGATTTCAGAAATAAAGAAGCCATGCTATAATAGCCAGACTGGTATGACACAAGTTTTTCCACCTTGAACAGTACAGCAGCTCATTTGTCCCCAAATGTAAACCCAAACAAGTGAGACTGGTCCCTGATCCCCACATTTGGTAACACCACAATGATTATTATAAAGTCCTTTGTACCAACAGCAAGAGGAAACGGGTACCTGTTAGAAGCCAGTGATTTCTCAGCACAGATGAGAGGGACCAGTTTGCACATAATTATTTGAGACCCACTGAAAGAACTCAGTACCAATGCCCAGTAAACTCAATAggaataggaatctttccattgattttaatgtcaGGTGGATCAGACCCTCAAATGTATCAGGTGAGGCAGAGAAACCTCATTCTGGTTTGCATTCAGGCCTAATTTATGTGCAGTAGCAAAGTGCTTTTAATTTTAAACCTGTGCATGTTATATTGCACTCAGCTATGCAACTGTGAGACTAATGTGCCTGTTTGATAAGGGGGACACAGGGTGCACTCTATAAGCTCTCTAAACGTCATGTGACAAGCATTTTCAATCAAAGAGTGAGTCGTTCTGTAACCTGACGGCTGTTCAGTGGGTTACTCAGTGACCTATAGGCAATGCTAATGGgtttgtgtgatttttttgtttttctttcttttttcaaacccacaatgtttctgaaaaattagtgtgagggttttttgtttggttttggttgaAACACGAGGCATTGTgtttgcttctgtaaaatgtacaTGTTTTGTACATTGCTGGATGGCTTTGGAGGTGTTTGAATGCAATACAATTACTTGTATTTTGCCAACTTTGTTGCTTTTGTCAGTTTTTTCAACAAACTATTTCTGAGTCCCTGACCAACTCTAGATTatgtaaattatttaaatataattacTCTAATTCAATTGCTTGAGAAATCATTGTAATATTATATACAGTTAAATGATCACCAGTGTACATATGGATACCTTTTTGATCATTCATCTAAGTGGTTCTGATACTAAAATAACTGATCTTGAAAGCGACCTGCTTGCATGCAGATACATAGAATCTATGGGAACTATTTATACGGATCAGGCAgcttgtagtgagtcggtgtggctcccctcctgtccagaagagggagcccacgtgccggcaccggagtgggtggaaccaccaccgcctgtccccgccccccagaagtcaaggggcgggacaggaagtataaaggccagccgccagagctcagttgggtctcagccaccacagggagcagacgtgtggccggtagctcctggccaggagaccgtcgaagaccggggcttggaccctggctggcctgagctaccccgggcccactacgaggaggagccgccggagcccgttcacgcccgccactgggagaacccctgggaaccggaccccactaaccctgagggtgagactggacccgaaccccttcacccctgctgctatccagaggagccgcctgaggaccattggccggacttcccggcagagctaccagacttgccgccgagcccgggcagagaggagcccatggagatggactggcccgatcccggcgtaacgaacgaggtaggctgtgagggggatcacggaagtagcccggggatagccgaccccggtccggctgcaactgagtgtgagcctatgtcagtgtgttgcggtctggataccccactgaccagcagcggcagcaaccgctgttagggccccgggctggaacgcagtggagtgggtgggcctgcgttcccccctgccaccccctgcacgggtggcaggcttccccctcacccaacgctcggctacagcaagcctaggcgtaccttttgagctatttgctcgctcagcccctgcaacaagggcctgagccttactgtgtttgccctgccctgatccagggcctgggctttgaactatttgctcgctcagcccctgcaacaagggcctgaaccttactgtgtttgccccgccctgatccagggcctgggctttgaactctttgctcgctcagcccctgaaaacaagggcctgagcctaactgtgtttgccccgccctgatccagggcctgggctctgaactatttgctcgctcagcccctgcaaacaagggcctgagcctaactgtgtttgccccgccctgatccagggcctgggctttgaactctttgctcgctcagcccctgaaaacaagggcctgagcctaactgtgtttgccccgccctgatccagggcctgggctctgaactatttgctcgctcagcccctgcaaacaagggcctgagcctaactgtgtttgccccgccctgatccagggcctgggctttgaactctttgctcgctcagcccctgaaaacaagggcctgagcctaactgtgtttgccccgccctgatccagggcctgggctctgaactatttgctcgctcagcccctgcagtcaagggcctgagctttaactgtggttgctccgactctgcactaaagagccggagtttcgggactaactgactacttgttcccacagtagtgagtcggtgtggctcccctcctgtccggaagggtcgagccccggctaggaccgacTACACAGCTCAACAGGGATCCACTAAATAACACAAATGTGTTCATTACACAAACTACCTATAAAGCATACACAATGCAATATACAATGTATTTAGTAATTTATGGCTTAGTTACACATCTGACTCACCAGCACAGTCATAGATGAGTTGTAATGCAGACAATTAGAAGGGTGCTACTTAAATAATCTTCCTAAGATTCTTTTACAGGAAAACTTATTGCAGAATATAAGGTGTTTAAATTAGAGCTGCTTTCCTGGATAAAACATTCCAAAATGTGCACTAACAGTATGTATACAGTAGACTTCAATAAAACAGTAATAACTGACATGCTACATTTCTCACATATACCTCTCACCTAATCTATTCCTGACATTATGCACAAACATTTATCCTCTAATATCAATTTATGCAAATCTGACATTTGTTCTACTGAATATTAACTTAGATTAAGAAAAAATGGCTCAATATGCCTATTCATTATTTCTTAATGTCAATCAGAGGGTTCATCAGGCCACTTCAGATCCTTGTGAAAGGCACCTTTGCAGCTTCTGATCTGATAATAACGTTCAAGTTCCAGTCCTGGCACAGATGATCTCCAGCCAATAAATCCTTGAGTTGTTTTAGGGATTGGAGGAGATGGGTAGACCTGAAATaagagtaaataaataaaattaagtatATTTATTGTCCATTTCTATTGTACTGCCATGCAACATGCTCTTTTGTATTCTAGTGTTGATGGAatggacaattttttttcaaatagttttttttttttaatgaaaattgatGAATACTAATACTACTTCAAAGTTTAAGTGAATTCTGTCTTTAAAGTAGTGCCAATTATATGCTGTGCCATCCTGCATAGTGCTGAATAACCTTCAACTTCCAAGAGTTGACTAGCACCCTACCGGATTGAGCCCATAATACAGAGGTCATCATTAAAAAGCATCTAGAATATTTTGGGGGCCCATTCTACAGCAAGCtatgttgaaaatatttttaatagcaatggaaaatattaaaaggTTCTGGTTAAgcgattggttttttttttttgaccaacaGGCTTAAAAATTATTGTAATGCCTAAATCAGTGTGTATGGAAGAAAATAAGCTAGTTCCAAAGGTAATAAACAAGAGGTAATCAGAAGTTAAAAGGAAAGCATTCCATTTGCCATCCAATCCTCAGTTTTTATCAACATACATCTGATTTTTCAAGTTTTCTCTACTATTGAAAGGCACCTTAAGCAAAAAGAAGAGTATGAAAATTAGCTTTAACTTAATTTGGCAGGAAAGACTTaagtgtttaatatattttagatTATAGCGTCTCATCATtatctttgtttaataaattactAGAGCCTTTGTTTGGTTTTCACTGTTAGAAGCAAAATTTAAGCCAATGCTTTAATTGTTTCCCAACtatcaaatattaaaataatctcTGGGTAGGTAACATTTCTAAACAAGGGAAGCAGACATTTTGGTACCAAATTGGATGTAACATAGCAAAGAAATAATAGTTCTAAGGCCAAACGCTGAAGCTATTACTGAAGCTGGCTCTTGCACCGAGAACTACTTATCCTTTAAAGTCTGTTTCTAGCATAAAAGATGGTTCTGCATCAAGTTAATCAGtaagaaggaaacaaaacaaaagccagcGTTCTCCGATCACTGACTGCGCTGCTTACTTTGGCTGAATCAGCCTACTAAGGCACATTAGAAGTGCTCTCTGTTGTACCACTTTAACATCTGGGGACTTACTCAGTAGAGAAATACACAGGGAGAGAACCATGTTTCAGTTTATTCTTTTGCCAGAGTTGTTTTGCTTTGTTCCTGGGCCAagactgaaaaatgtttttgatatTTAGGTGGAGCACGTCCTTTGAAGAGATGATTTTCTATTGCCATAAACGCCACCCACTGAGCAGGATAATGGCGAAAACAATGTCCCACCTCTATTCTGCAGGAAAGAGAAGGGGACGAGAAGGCAAGGGGATTGCATGTCTAACCCAGCCAAAGGAACGGACATGTCATTACTGTGCATTGCCATGAGAGAGAGCAAATGGGATCATTTCAAATCACCGATTTAGAAACCATGAATATGGATCTTCATGTAAAAGGATGAACTGCTGCATAGATCCCAAACTAATTCTTGCTCTCCTTGGCAAAGGTCAAATCTGAAGCCTTGGCCTCTGTTTCTGTGCACACACCATTGGCTGCACATGCTAATCTTGCAACTGAGTGACCAACTGTCGAATTTGTAATACACACGTTGAATGCCCAAGACAGGTGCAGGTGCAATTACTTGTGCCTACAAATTAAGGGTAGGTCCACCCTGCAGCTAAGAAGTGTAATTCACAGCTCAGGTAGCTGCGTgtgcactagctctgctcgagctagcatgctaaaagaaGCAATATGGTCACAGCGGCATgggtggcagctcaggctagctgcctgggTATAACCCCGTCCAAGATATGTACTCGGACAGCTCGCCCGAGCCGCCAATCATGCTGCTATGGCCACAGTTATTTTTtgtgcactagctcaagcagagcctgTGAGAGTGCGTCTAACCGAGCTTCACAtcttccagctgctgtgtaggcataccctaaaaGTGCAGACATAGGTAAGCTTGGCTCTGACTTGAATATTTGGACTTACAACATGATTTAAGAATGTGAAGCTCTAACAGCAGAAAGGGTGgcacttttccaattctaacattCTGCACTAACTTTTTCTTTAAGTTTCAGTTATTTTGATTTTGATAGCAGCTTTGTGGcttattatttttgtaaatcctttaaaaaattttttttccaccAAGAAGTGGGGTTTCTAATGTTACTTTCTTCCATAATATGGTACGCATCTCAATAGAGATATTGTCTCATGGACTAACCTCCCCTCCCATTGGCAATCGCATGACCCCCAGCTCACCACCTGTTTCTGACTGAGTATCCTGCTCACTGGCAATTAGCAGTTACttaattgcttacatggaagagAAATATTAAGAAATTGAATGTATTGTTGGCTTCTTTAATATGAGCCAACAGCAGGAACCAAGAACAGCCAATACCATGTCACAAGTCAGCTCTCAGCAGACCACCAGTGATCAATGGATCTACTGCTATAAGGAAAAGGCTACAATAACCAAGCcaaaggaggaagaagaattcACTTCCTAGTTACAGACACTGATGCAATGTTACAGCAGATTCTGTAGTAGTACTGATAGAGAGACAGGTATTCATAGCTCTTTATAGATATATGAAACAGGAGCGCTCTCCCAAGGAAATTATGATATAAGGCCCTGACTTAAAGAAATCTGCCCATGCCATCTTTTACTCCAGCACAGTTCTGGTCAGTTCAGTGGGGTGAAATAAGGGTCTGTGGCGGTGGATgtctttgtaggattggggcttATGGGGCTTTCAATCCTTATTCACACAAGTAATCCCTTTAAAGCCCCGGGGGTCTCTGTAAATTCTACTATCTATTAACCTAGCAGCTGCCAAATGTCTTCCGTTGGTGCCCTCTTGAAAAGGATGAGTGAGAGTCTTCTCACATTACAGGTTGGCACCATTGCCACCAATTTTATTCTGCCCATTTTCTCTTCTGTTCTCTTCTGCCTTTTAATCTTTCCCTTCTCATGtgcttttatttttgctttgttttgtggcTACATGCTGCTCTTTTGGCTACTGAGCAGAAGATTGCCTGGGTGGGGACATCCACTTGAAGTACAAACACTGTACAATTATGAATTAAACAATGTGCCAGGttccactgtcagaaacaggtgTGTGTACAACTCCCACTGGCATTCAGGAATATGAGTAGCAACGACCTGCTAGAAAACCAAATTGCTGAATCATCAGTTAGAATATAGCCCAGTAGGAGTAGCAAGAAAATCTAATTTGTGCCACTAAGAgggcttaaaataaataaaatccagaaAAAATGATTTGTTTCAATAAAGACAGAGTAAGGATTTGTTTTTACAATGTTGAAGTTGAAAAATGGCTCTTAAAAATGGGTTATGATACATCTTGAAATCATTGAGAGATGGAGGGGGCGAGGGGACTCCATAGAGCACCTTATAAATActactcccccctcctccccacattagATGACTGATCTGATACTATATAAACCTTATGTTACACAGAAGGTTAAAGAGGAGGTGCTTTACCATAACAGTTGATTGTTGTACAGTGAAACCCATAGTAACAACCACATCTAAAGAGAAATTCCCTGGCTTAAGCGAACCCTTTAAAGTATCCCTGAGGTTTCCAATACAATTTAGTCTGACCTTTAGTGGAAGACCCACCTCTACAAGGTGACTGACTTTTAGCCCTTGGGTGGCTGCTTAAGACCGATTTAACCTATATTGCCATTTTTAACTCTATTGTCTAACCTTAATATATTTTTCCACTGGTGTTACAGGTCGGATTTGTAAATGTTCTGGAAGCTCTATCTTAGGCTTAGTGGGTTCTTTCCTTTCGTCTTTTATCAACTAAAAATAGAATATCAACATTAATCAAAAATTAACACTTCAGGCTAAGAAATGTGTTGTCCTAGCATTTTAATAGCTGATCTCTAAACCATTcccatcactatggtatctgtGCACTGTGTTCTTGGCCCCCAATACAGGACTATTTATTATACAGCTTTGGAAGCTGTTCTAATGCACTTTTCAGTTTCAGAAAGGGCTTTAATTCTGAATTGAAGACAGGCTGAATTTTGCTGAGCGCCCTCAACTCTCACTTACTTCACTGAATCGAAGACACCTGCACATTTGTTTTGTGTGACAATAAACTAAAAATTCGTAATAAAAGTGCCAAATACATTTGCAATATACAGCGAATAGTAGTATATGGCATTAAACATATTGGTTAAAGCTTATATcatgcttttcatctgtagatctccaaGTGCTGTACAAAATGTAATTTACCCTGTTTGTAAAGAAGGGATACTGAAAcccagagggccagattttcaaaggtacataggcacctaaagatgtagaTTGACaataggacttaggcacctatccttcttaggcacttttgaaaatcccactaggcatctatTTGCATCTCCAAGAGtctaagtacctttgaaaatctgacccaaagaGATTAAGAgtcttgtccaaagtcacacaaatcagtggcagagttgggaacagaatccaCATGCCCTGCCATCCAATCCATGC from Malaclemys terrapin pileata isolate rMalTer1 chromosome 12, rMalTer1.hap1, whole genome shotgun sequence includes the following:
- the C12H20orf85 gene encoding uncharacterized protein C20orf85 homolog; its protein translation is MAQRSTNPTQQFNFVAQDNIWKYHVETEFEAAKKWSIKWGFLTTPFEELIKDERKEPTKPKIELPEHLQIRPVTPVEKYIKVYPSPPIPKTTQGFIGWRSSVPGLELERYYQIRSCKGAFHKDLKWPDEPSD